The Xenopus laevis strain J_2021 chromosome 5L, Xenopus_laevis_v10.1, whole genome shotgun sequence genome has a segment encoding these proteins:
- the LOC108716544 gene encoding histone H2A type 1-like, which yields MSGRGKQGGKTRAKAKTRSTRAGLQFPVGRVHRLLRKGNYAERVGAGAPVYLAAVLEYLTAEILELAGNAARDNKKTRIIPRHLQLAVRNDEELNKLLGGVTIAQGGVLPNIQSVLLPKKTESSKSTKSK from the coding sequence ATGTCTGGCAGAGGTAAACAAGGAGGAAAAACCCGTGCTAAGGCAAAGACTCGCTCAACTCGTGCTGGGTTGCAATTCCCAGTTGGTCGTGTTCATCGTCTGTTGAGGAAAGGCAACTATGCTGAACGGGTGGGAGCCGGAGCTCCAGTCTATTTGGCTGCAGTGCTCGAGTATCTGACTGCTGAGATCCTGGAATTGGCTGGGAACGCTGCCCGAGATAACAAAAAGACTCGTATTATCCCCAGGCACCTGCAACTCGCTGTGCGCAACGATGAGGAATTGAACAAACTGCTCGGAGGGGTGACTATCGCTCAGGGTGGAGTTCTGCCCAACATCCAGTCCGTGCTGCTGCCCAAGAAAACCGAGAGTTCTAAATCCACAAAGAG
- the LOC108716545 gene encoding histone H2B 1.2-like — protein MPEPAKSAPAPKKGSKKAVTKVQKKDGKKRRKSRKESYAIYVYKVMKQVHPDTGISSKAMGIMNSFVNDIFERIAGEASRLAHYNKRSTITSREIQTAVRLLLPGELAKHAVSEGTKAVTKYTSAK, from the coding sequence ATGCCTGAACCAGCAAAGTCCGCGCCAGCCCCGAAAAAGGGATCCAAAAAAGCGGTGACCAAGGTACAGAAGAAGGATGGGAAGAAGCGCAGAAAGAGCAGGAAGGAGAGTTACGCCATTTACGTGTACAAGGTGATGAAGCAAGTGCACCCCGACACCGGTATTTCCTCCAAGGCCATGGGTATTATGAATTCCTTTGTCAACGATATATTTGAGCGCATTGCAGGGGAAGCCTCCCGCCTGGCTCATTATAACAAACGCTCCACCATCACCTCCCGGGAGATCCAGACCGCGGTCCGCCTGCTGCTGCCTGGGGAACTGGCCAAACACGCCGTGTCCGAGGGCACCAAGGCTGTCACCAAATACACCAGCGCCAAGTAA